A region of the Mangifera indica cultivar Alphonso unplaced genomic scaffold, CATAS_Mindica_2.1 Un_0014, whole genome shotgun sequence genome:
ataaaaaatctatactCTCTAATACTCCTCCAGAAGAAGTTATGGTTCCTAAAGAGACTTAAGCCCTTGAAGTgacacaaacccctgaagtggtacaaaatcctgaagaatagaaaaatgagaatattgaaaatcTTTAAACTATGCTCATACATGAGACATGTGGAAtcatgaaacaattataattggtgatatattctcatttgcaatagctattgaaattttgaatgatgatgattttgaaccacgtactgtggctgaatacaaacaaagacatgattggcctaaatgggaagaaacaattcaaacagaattagcttttctagcaaaacgtcaagtgttgaAGCCTGTAGTTTTAATACCTCAAGACGTACAATGCGTttgatataaatgggtatttgtgagaaaaagaaatgagaaaaatgaaattgctagatataaagtcaagtttgtagcccaaggcttttcccaaaggcccggtatagacttCGATGAAACAGATacacctgtgatggatataatcacattcagatatttaatcagtttaacaatCTTTGAAGGACtagatatgcgtctaatggacgtagttactgcttatttgtatgaaaatttggagGATACAAATTGTCTaaagcaaaaagggtcaattcaagaggcatgtacttaattaaattacaacaatCATTGTACGATTAAAACAATCCTGACGTATGTGATACAATCACCTcggtgaatatttgaaaaaagagggctatatgaatgaccctatatgcccatatgtctttatcaaaaggtcagaattGGGATTTGCTATTGTAACAGTTTATggtgatgatatgaatttaattgaaactcttgaagagctctcaaaaactgctgaatatcttaaaaagaatttgaaatgaaggatttgggaaaaataaaatattgtctcggcctgcagatcgagcacaattcaaatggaatacttatccatcaatcagtgtatattaaaaaattattaaaatgctttaatatggataaggccTATCCTTTGAGTACCCCAATGGTTGTttggtctcttgatccaaaaaagaagccatttcgtcctaaagaagaagatgaaaagatacttggtcctgaagtaccatatcttaatgccattagagccttattatatttggcccaatgtcCGAGAtcggatatatccttcgcagttaatttattggcccgatttagctccGTACCAACCCGTCACCATTGGAATAGAATTAAACATATACTCCattacctatgtggaactagagatttgtgattattctattctgttaAATCCCCTAagaatcctagtttggttggatatgcaaaggttggttatctttctgacccccataaggcccgttcacagacgagatatgttttcatttataataacaCAGCTATATCACGGTACTCCACCAAACAGACCTTGGTTgtaacttcttcaaatcattcagaaattttagctctctataaagccagccgagaatgtatatggttacggtctgttaTCCATCATATTTGGAATGCATATAGTTTTCCTTTTACAATAGACActcatttcatattatatggTTACACTCTTTGCatatcctagtttggttggatatgcaaaggctggttatctttctgacccgcATAAGGCTCGTTCATAAAcgagatatgtttttacttataataacacAGCTATATCGTGGCGCTCCACCaaacagaccttggttgcaacttcttcaaatcattcagaaattttagctctttATAAAGCCAGtagagaatgtatatggttacggctTGTTATCCATCATATTCGGAATGCATGCAGTTTTCCTTTTACAATAGACActcttttcatattatatgaagacaatacaacatgtattacccaaattagaggtggatacatcaaaggagacagaaccaaacatatctcaactaaattcttttacactcataagCTCtagcagagtaaaaagattgatgtcaagcaaataagatccagtaagaatcttgcagatttgttcactaagacactaccgacatcaacatttgataagttagtgtataacatcggtatgcgacagctcaacaagcaaccaaattaatcctactacaaagtgggggagcattcatcaggggagcattcatcagagGGAGCATTTGTCAGgcaaatatttaaagtttatcacatactggacaaaaggtgcactgtattcttttttccttcactaggttttgtcccactgagttttcctagtaaggtttttaatgagacaATTTAAGTACGTCTAACGCCAATTTAcaagacatttaataattatgttcctttactttgatttttatcccactgggtttttccttaacaaggttaatataattatctataagtgGTAGAAATCCAAGGGGGAATGTTAtacatggtggatttttccaccacatgaatttgactttggccaaaagataatgggaaggcattaaatggcttggaaaattgtcatttttgttgATTGGAGAGGCGGCaaaatttcctataaataccctcccccctcctctcttcatgtaatatACATTTTTTCTTCAATCTAAAGCTTCCTTGCTTCTTCTTTCTTGCCTCTTGTTTTCTTCCTTCTTATTTTCCATAAACTGGGATTGATTAACtaagattatatttttaatttgcaaTTTATTCCATTCTATTCATAAcacttttgttatttttcaagcCAACAAAGAATCTACTTACCATTGTTAATGCATCACCTTGCTTTCCTAACAAACAGAAGttcatatttaattagattttgaaaCCACGGATCTCCAAATATTTGCCCTGTTATAAGCTCAGGAAGTGTTTCTACTAGTAAGGGGTTTTATCCCCTAGGTAACCTctagtaatatatattttattattaagattattttgtttagtttattaataataaaatattttgatgattaattttttattattaatgatgatgtgatagatactataaaaaataattttgttacaacttttattttaagcatttaaagattactaagataatctttattttGTTACTAGGGAGTGTTTAAGACTTGTTCTTTTGTCTTGACTCTTGATGTGTCTTTGTCCGTTTTTCACAGCAACTAATCTTTCACTCTATCTAACCCGGCCCAAACTTCAAGTTGAATAATTTTGTTGCATGGTAAATTTCTAAGCATTGAATAATTGTTCGAGAAATTTCTTTTTAGTAGAATCAGCCCAAATAATTATGATTActcaattatttcaaatatacgTATAGActttttaaaagaagaaaaactttacACGTGAGATTAGTTAATTCTCGCCATAAATgcatttaattagaaaaaaaaggtgtaaattctaataattattaaaaataaataacattttatccattcaattttattaaatatattttcgcCCTTTGGCTCGTTCATTATTATATGGAAAATcaaatacctaaaataaattattttctgttGTATATCTGGTGAATTTTTCACCATATGTAAtaaattttgacaaataaaatggAAATGCATttaatagaagaagaaaaagctcAACagttaatttagaaaattttggtGGGAATGCAATAAATGAAGAATGGAAGCTAGCAGGAGATTGGCTATATAAAGGATCTTTCCCTTCTTCATTCGGCCGTAACACTTTCAAAATCTTCTTGCTTCTTGCCTTCTGTTTCTTCACTCTtacttccttcttcttcttttgcagCCTTAGTTTAATGAAATTATCCTTCCATTTTTCAATTAACtcatcttataatttatttatcttatatttataacattttcaatgtaattttaTCGCTAAAAAGGAGACGTTCTTGCATTATCAACTATTGAGTACTGTACAGTTGTCAAACTGTAAGCCTATATGGTCAAGTCTTTAACCCAACTTTTTCTAACCCCCCCTCAATTGCAGGTTCCAAAATTCCGTGAAGAAAGACTTCTGTCTTTAAGCTTTTTCAGACGCCATGATTTTGCATATACTTCTCATAACTGTCTTCTGGGTTGTTGCAAATCACTTCCTTAACAAGATCAAGAACCTCCCTCCAACTCCTTTCCCAACTTTACCCATTATAGGTCACCTTCACCTCCTTAAGAAACCTCTACATCAATCTCTCTCCAAAATCTCAGCCCGTCACGGCCCCGTACTTCTCCTGAAATTCGGCTCTCGCCGTGTCTTCCTTGTGTCCTCCCCGTCCGCTGCCGAAGAATGTTTTACCAAAAATGATATCGCTTTCGCCAACCGACCGGATCTACTCGCAGGAAAACACTTGGGCTACAATTACACCAGCCTCACATGGGCTCCGTATGGGGACCACTGGCGGAACCTCAGGAAGATCGCTTCCCTGGAGATCTTATCCACTAATCGTCTGCAACAACTCTCTTTTGTTCGCATAGATGAAATCAGATCATTAATTCGTAGGCTTTATAGAAATCAAAATCAGATAGTGGATATGAAAACTGCCTTCTTTGAGCTGACTCTGAATGTAATAATGAGGATGGTAGGCGGGAAGAGTTACTACGGTGAAAAAGTGATGGGGGCCGAGTCAGAGGAGTTTCGAGAGATTGTGGCTGAAACTTTTCAATTGGGTGGTGCTTCAAATTTAGTGGACTCTTTGCCAGTTTTAAGGTGGACTGGATACGGGGGAACGAAGAAGAGATTGCTAACTTTGCAGGAGAAGCGAGAGAAGTTTATGCAAAGTTTAATAGAAGAGCATAAAACAAAAATGGGTAGTGatgagtataaaaataaaaatttggatggaCACAGAAGGAAGTCGATGATAGAAGTGCTGCTGTGTTTGCAAGAATCTGATCCTGAGTACTATACTGATGAGATGATCAGAAGCCTTATGCTGGTAAGATCTTTAcccttcataaaaaaataaatcaagcaaattgaaattttcaccaTAATTTGTTTCCCCGTATACAAATatgctcaattttttttcatacgCATACACCATAAAGTGAGTTATAATATCAATTCTAAGTTATGAAAGTGTTAATCCAattctctaattttatttatattatattacataattaaaaaatttagaatttaattgtgtaacaaaatatagataatattagaGATTTGAATTAacacttgtatgaattagaatgagttttagataaaattttggtaaaaCAACTGTTATTTTTTAGTTGTGAAGCTGACTCAAGCTTATGTTTTAAAGGTTGCAAATGAGGCTAAACTTTGTATTATAGTTTATTTtgtggtatatatgtataatgagaaaatatgtGAGTATACTTATTTAAGCAGAAACAAATTACAAGAAATTTTGACACCAAAGGTTAACAAAATTGgtggaatattaaaatttttaagataaaaaccTAAATTCGAGTTTTTGTCATGTttgtgaaactttaattttcctAATGTAATGGTTGTGAGTTTAATTATTGtgtttcaaatttatctatCCAATAAATATAGGTAAAATcttctcttattaaaaaaaattactgtaaATATTTCAACGTCCCGATAAATTGTGGATAATTTACTAGATTCAAGCACACAAGTctttgttacaatttttttttttacaagtatCCATACTTCATATTCTTACTTTGCCGatgagttctttttttttttttaattataatatatattaatcttaaaattgaAGTCAGAATCTTTGTCCTATTGATACTTTTGAGATAGGATTTCCTATAGTGTATCAATAGAGACTGTCTCTTTATACCAATTTGGCCAATGATTTCAGCcaaaatcaacaagaaaaaCTCTCTTTCAAGACGGAAAATGAATGGTTCTTATTTCTTTCAATTTACTTTTTCTTACCCTATTACAGGTGATATTAATAGCAGGGTCGGATACGTCAGCTGGAA
Encoded here:
- the LOC123205742 gene encoding cytochrome P450 81Q32-like, yielding MILHILLITVFWVVANHFLNKIKNLPPTPFPTLPIIGHLHLLKKPLHQSLSKISARHGPVLLLKFGSRRVFLVSSPSAAEECFTKNDIAFANRPDLLAGKHLGYNYTSLTWAPYGDHWRNLRKIASLEILSTNRLQQLSFVRIDEIRSLIRRLYRNQNQIVDMKTAFFELTLNVIMRMVGGKSYYGEKVMGAESEEFREIVAETFQLGGASNLVDSLPVLRWTGYGGTKKRLLTLQEKREKFMQSLIEEHKTKMGSDEYKNKNLDGHRRKSMIEVLLCLQESDPEYYTDEMIRSLMLVILIAGSDTSAGTMEWAMSLLLNNPDVLRKAQAEIDNQIGSNHFVDESDLVKLPYLRCIINETVRLCPAGPLLVPHQSSEECKVGGYRIPRGTMLLVNLWAIQRDPTIWEDPTKFRPERFEGFEGVRDGFKLMPFGVGRRSCRGEGLALRMVGLALGSLIQCFDWERPNKDMVDMTEGSALTLPKAHPLQAKCSPRLSMLNLLSHLTNLT